In the Brassica napus cultivar Da-Ae chromosome A7, Da-Ae, whole genome shotgun sequence genome, one interval contains:
- the LOC106358499 gene encoding UPF0496 protein At5g66670-like, with product MVLCGLFSPLMNCIKPSSNKNNSPRSKYSSDLKYYTSSCQQDSDLKTFDSSLHKRTNSVMKLLADQAKSQSISQGSLMEVYEFMLDLNRDVVKEIIESREDVRNNKDLTSLVDVYFKNTSKTLDFCNTVQNCVKIAENSRLIIRYAVKQFEAESEDANKNKYAKTLEELNKFKAVGDPFDGEFLTQYDSVYEEQVLLLDELGKLRAKLDKKQRNLKTWRRLSNVVFITAFVSVLLLSVAAAALSAPIVLTAVAAGLTPSIEVVGKWSNKMWKKYEKAVKRQRGLVSTVETGVKVNRIATDSIKLEVENLRIRLKFILETVDFAVERGEDEEATRLAMQEIKKKVEGLTEKIKEVGQHTDRFSKVISSERRLVLQHILSLPANSLS from the coding sequence ATGGTGCTATGTGGACTATTCTCTCCTCTCATGAATTGCATCAAACCAAGTTCCAACAAGAACAATTCCCCGAGGTCCAAATACTCATCAGACCTCAAGTACTACACATCCTCTTGCCAACAAGACTCCGACCTCAAAACCTTTGATTCCTCCCTTCACAAGCGCACAAATAGTGTCATGAAGTTGCTCGCCGATCAGGCCAAGTCCCAGTCTATATCCCAAGGCTCACTCATGGAGGTCTACGAGTTTATGCTCGACCTAAACCGAGATGTAGTAAAGGAGATCATCGAAAGCAGAGAAGACGTCAGGAACAACAAAGACCTGACTTCTTTGGTCGATGTCTACTTCAAAAACACCTCCAAGACTTTAGACTTCTGCAACACCGTCCAGAACTGCGTCAAGATAGCAGAGAACAGCCGCCTCATCATCCGATACGCGGTGAAGCAGTTCGAGGCAGAATCCGAGGACGCAAACAAGAACAAGTACGCGAAAACCTTGGAGGAGCTGAATAAGTTTAAAGCCGTGGGAGATCCTTTCGACGGAGAGTTCTTGACTCAGTACGACTCGGTGTACGAGGAGCAGGTTCTGCTTCTGGATGAATTAGGTAAGCTGAGAGCAAAGCTCGATAAGAAACAGAGGAATCTAAAGACGTGGAGGAGACTGTCCAATGTGGTTTTCATAACTGCGTTCGTCTCCGTTCTTCTCTTATCGGTGGCTGCAGCTGCACTGAGCGCACCGATAGTGTTGACTGCGGTCGCCGCTGGACTGACCCCGTCGATCGAGGTTGTCGGAAAATGGAGTAACAAGATGTGGAAGAAGTACGAAAAGGCTGTCAAGAGACAGAGGGGGTTGGTCTCGACGGTGGAGACGGGGGTGAAAGTTAACAGAATAGCGACGGATAGCATAAAACTGGAAGTTGAAAATCTGAGAATAAGGTTGAAATTTATTCTGGAGACTGTTGATTTTGCGGTGGAGAGAGGAGAAGATGAGGAGGCGACGAGACTTGCGATGCAAGAAATCAAGAAGAAAGTAGAAGGGCTTACGGAGAAAATCAAGGAAGTAGGGCAACATACGGATAGGTTCAGCAAAGTCATTTCTTCGGAGAGACGTCTCGTCCTGCAGCACATCCTCAGCTTACCCGCCAACTCCCTCTCATAG